Proteins encoded by one window of Rouxiella chamberiensis:
- a CDS encoding isochorismatase family protein has translation MSFEKFTADNAAILLIDHQVGTMGWAKSMPFEELKRNALMIAKSAAILNMPVVLTSSMEEYAQGPLLDELKSILPKQFDARIKRMGIVNAMDDEHFAAAVKATGRKKLIIAGVTNDVCTVYPALTLASEGFDVQVVADAGASPTKMADDIALRRMEKTALPSPRPTS, from the coding sequence ATGAGCTTTGAAAAATTTACCGCCGACAACGCCGCCATCCTGCTTATCGACCATCAGGTTGGCACCATGGGTTGGGCCAAATCTATGCCGTTTGAAGAACTCAAACGCAATGCCCTGATGATTGCCAAATCTGCCGCCATTTTGAATATGCCGGTGGTGCTAACCTCGAGCATGGAAGAGTATGCGCAGGGTCCTCTGCTCGACGAGCTGAAATCCATTTTGCCAAAGCAGTTCGATGCCCGCATTAAACGTATGGGTATCGTCAACGCCATGGACGACGAGCATTTTGCCGCGGCAGTTAAAGCCACCGGCAGAAAGAAACTGATCATCGCCGGGGTGACCAATGACGTATGTACGGTTTATCCCGCCCTTACGCTGGCAAGCGAAGGCTTTGATGTTCAGGTCGTTGCCGATGCCGGGGCTTCGCCAACCAAAATGGCTGACGATATTGCGC
- a CDS encoding LysR family transcriptional regulator, whose translation MELLNHMSYFVEVVKAKTFRGAAEALGMPNSTLSRKIGELEKTIGLRLLHRTTRKIELTEAGQIYYERCRRIVDEARLAHEQLGSMLAQPQGMLRISLPADFAIVVLAPFIREFAEHYPGIAFDFDLTPRNVDLVSEPFDLAIRMGTLPDSGLIARKLGSLPRYLYASPDYLASKGTPGHPDELSAHECLVMRPEKTTLWHLHSEKEKFSINASGRFQMNSIGMMRRLAAIGMGIAILPEPIVAEDVKRNELVRILSPFEADGVTIYALTETRLLPAKVQVFIEFIRSKLQGS comes from the coding sequence ATGGAACTTCTCAACCATATGTCTTACTTTGTGGAAGTCGTTAAAGCGAAAACCTTTCGCGGCGCGGCCGAAGCGTTGGGTATGCCAAATTCCACCTTGTCGCGCAAAATCGGGGAGCTGGAAAAGACCATCGGTCTCAGACTGCTGCATCGAACGACACGTAAAATCGAGTTGACCGAAGCGGGGCAGATTTACTATGAGCGGTGCCGAAGAATCGTTGACGAGGCGCGGTTGGCGCATGAGCAGCTGGGGTCGATGCTGGCGCAGCCTCAAGGAATGCTGCGAATTTCTTTGCCCGCCGATTTTGCCATCGTAGTGCTTGCGCCGTTTATTCGCGAATTTGCCGAGCATTACCCGGGCATCGCTTTTGACTTCGACCTGACGCCAAGGAATGTGGATCTGGTGTCCGAACCCTTCGATTTGGCCATTCGAATGGGCACGCTGCCCGACTCGGGACTCATAGCCCGTAAACTCGGATCGCTTCCGCGTTATCTCTATGCCTCGCCGGACTATCTTGCCAGCAAGGGTACACCGGGGCATCCCGATGAACTTTCGGCACATGAATGCCTGGTGATGCGGCCTGAAAAAACCACCCTATGGCATCTGCATTCCGAAAAAGAGAAGTTCAGCATCAATGCTTCGGGACGTTTTCAGATGAACAGTATCGGCATGATGCGGCGTCTTGCCGCGATAGGCATGGGCATCGCCATACTTCCCGAACCTATTGTCGCAGAAGATGTGAAACGCAATGAACTGGTGCGGATTCTGTCGCCGTTCGAAGCCGATGGTGTAACGATTTATGCCCTGACGGAGACGCGACTGTTGCCCGCCAAGGTGCAGGTCTTCATTGAATTTATCCGCAGTAAATTACAGGGGAGTTGA